Proteins encoded by one window of Esox lucius isolate fEsoLuc1 chromosome 4, fEsoLuc1.pri, whole genome shotgun sequence:
- the sting1 gene encoding stimulator of interferon genes protein, with the protein MANQGGQQLGGEDCLVPQPRGKLSKAFAIGLSAVVTMAIVLFEPDVLFRHTAMVILILTVGTLLHGGCLLSEEFLRHATTRYRAGGLGQMMKACVGVSTILGVAMAGLLFRLTEPHSCGDQWSMVVMGCGLYPLLKTMGVLGPSEVEVSAFCEERKMNVAHGLAWSFYLGYLNLVLPRLEDSIAEFSAKNLGDPFQTRGFRKLLILLPVNANITHKLEDADTNIRFYDNLPNTEIDRAGVRGRVYKHSVYRILDENRQVHHCVVEYATPLLTLYKMSQESSAAFGERDRREQVLLFYRTLQDILDCSLECRNRYRLILLSDENEDDPHFLSKAILKNLDQQKEEFNVLHHNPLVGDWHRANEHIEPMSTEPTLMISDAIPHTLRIPVENMYDPTLYCQAPLKR; encoded by the exons ATGGCAAATCAGGGAGGCCAG CAGTTGGGAGGAGAAGACTGTCTGGTCCCTCAGCCTCGTGGGAAACTATCCAAAGCCTTTGCAATAGGATTGTCTGCTGTGGTAACAATGGCCATCGTGCTATTTGAGCCTGATGTGTTGTTCAGACACACTGCCATGGTAATACTCATTCTGACTGTGGGGACCTTGTTGCACGGAGGGTGTCTTCTCTCAGAGGAATTTCTCCGTCATGCGACTACCCG ATACCGTGCTGGGGGGCTGGGTCAGATGATGAAagcttgtgtgggtgtgtcgACCATCCTGGGTGTGGCGATGGCAGGGCTGTTGTTTCGTCTAACAGAACCCCATTCCTGTGGGGACCAGTGGAGCATGGTGGTCATGGGCTGTGGACTCTACCCTCTACTCAAAACTATGGGAGTGCTG GGTCCGTCTGAGGTAGAGGTGTCGGCGTTCTGtgaggagaggaagatgaaCGTGGCTCATGGCCTGGCCTGGTCTTTCTACCTGGGCTACCTCAACCTTGTGCTGCCTC GTTTGGAGGATTCTATCGCAGAGTTCAGTGCCAAAAACCTGGGGGATCCATTTCAGACTAGGGGTTTCAGAAAGCTTCTCATTCTCCTTCCTGTCAATGCCAACATCACTCACAAATTGGAGGACGCGGACACCAACATCCGTTTCTATGACAACCTCCCTAACACAGAGATTGACAGGGCAGGGGTCAGGGGGCGTGTCTACAAGCATAGTGTATACAGAATATTGGACGAGAACAGACAG gtCCATCACTGTGTGGTGGAGTATGCCACACCGCTGCTGACACTGTATAAGATGTCTCAGGAGAGTAGTGCAGCCtttggagagagggacaggagagagCAGGTACTGCTATTCTACAGGACTTTACAAGATATATTGGACTGCTCATTGGAATGCCGGAACCGCTACAGACTTATCCTGCTCAGTG ATGAGAATGAGGATGACCCTCACTTTCTGTCCAAAGCCATTCTGAAGAATTTGGATCAGCAGAAGGAAGAGTTCAATGTTCTTCACCACAACCCTCTCGTAGGTGACTGGCACAGAGCCAATGAGCACATTGAGCCAATGAGCACAGAGCCTACACTCATGATCAGTGATGCAATTCCACACACACTCCGGATACCAGTTGAAAATATGTATGACCCAACTCTGTATTGTCAAGCACCTCTAAAAagataa